The following are encoded in a window of Mycobacterium sp. ELW1 genomic DNA:
- a CDS encoding proline dehydrogenase family protein, translating to MSAFNRIARPAILAASRSNRLRHSAEHLPIARDVVGRFVPGETTDAALTAVCALRDSRRMVSIDYLGEDVTDTDAAGATVEAYLDLLDALGARSENAATVRPLEVSLKLSALGQALPQDGDKIAFENAHTICHRAQQVGVWVTVDAEDHTTTDSTLSIVRELRTEFDWVGTVVQAYLKRSEADCAEFAAAGARIRLCKGAYDEPASVAYRDAAEVTASYLRCLRTLMTGNGYPMVASHDPAVITAATEMSNEFGRDTDHFEYQMLYGIRDDEQRRLAAEGNQVRVYVPFGTQWYGYFVRRLAERPANLMFFLRALTHR from the coding sequence ATGAGCGCCTTCAACCGGATTGCCCGACCGGCCATCCTGGCCGCCAGCCGCTCGAATCGGTTGCGGCACAGTGCCGAACACCTACCGATCGCGCGTGACGTGGTCGGCCGGTTCGTACCGGGGGAGACGACAGACGCTGCACTGACCGCCGTCTGCGCGCTGCGTGACTCGAGACGAATGGTCAGCATCGACTACCTCGGTGAGGACGTCACCGACACCGACGCGGCCGGGGCCACCGTCGAGGCCTACCTCGACCTGCTCGACGCGCTCGGTGCCCGATCCGAGAATGCGGCCACCGTCCGGCCGCTGGAGGTGTCGCTCAAACTCTCCGCGCTCGGCCAGGCGCTTCCACAAGACGGCGACAAGATCGCCTTCGAGAACGCGCATACGATCTGCCACCGGGCGCAGCAGGTCGGCGTGTGGGTCACCGTGGACGCCGAGGATCACACCACCACCGACTCGACGCTGTCGATCGTGCGCGAGCTGCGCACCGAATTCGACTGGGTCGGAACCGTTGTGCAGGCCTACCTCAAACGCAGTGAGGCCGACTGCGCCGAGTTCGCGGCAGCCGGGGCCCGGATCCGGCTGTGCAAGGGCGCCTACGACGAACCGGCGTCGGTGGCCTACCGTGATGCCGCCGAGGTGACCGCGTCCTACCTACGGTGTCTGCGCACCCTGATGACCGGCAACGGATATCCGATGGTCGCCTCGCACGATCCCGCGGTCATCACGGCCGCCACCGAGATGTCGAACGAATTTGGCCGGGATACAGACCATTTCGAGTACCAGATGCTCTACGGCATCCGGGACGACGAGCAGCGCCGGCTCGCGGCGGAGGGCAACCAGGTCCGGGTGTACGTGCCGTTCGGCACGCAGTGGTACGGGTACTTCGTGCGCCGACTTGCCGAACGCCCGGCCAACCTGATGTTCTTTCTGCGAG
- a CDS encoding type 1 glutamine amidotransferase domain-containing protein yields the protein MSVPYVLFVATNAAVIGPNNRATGFFFPEIAHPFQELDKKGIAVEFATPLGGKPPEDGFDESDDTQTSFLETKAYRRLSRSRRLSEVDVLDYDAVFFPGGLGPMVDITGNPEVQDTVRRAWDAGLIVSAVCHGPAAFLGVTIDDGTPLVRGRRLTSFSDAEENGYADKDVPFDLEAALREEGALYEATDPWHPHLVVDGRLITGQNPQSGTVIGQALADALKRI from the coding sequence ATGAGCGTCCCGTACGTTTTGTTCGTCGCGACCAACGCGGCCGTCATCGGGCCGAACAATCGAGCCACCGGCTTCTTCTTTCCGGAGATCGCCCATCCGTTCCAGGAGCTGGACAAAAAGGGTATCGCCGTCGAGTTCGCCACGCCGTTGGGCGGAAAACCGCCGGAGGACGGCTTCGATGAGTCCGATGACACCCAGACCTCGTTCCTGGAAACGAAGGCATATCGGCGGCTTTCACGAAGTCGGAGGCTGTCCGAGGTCGACGTGCTCGACTATGACGCGGTGTTCTTTCCGGGTGGGCTCGGTCCGATGGTCGACATCACCGGCAACCCCGAGGTGCAGGACACTGTGCGCCGCGCATGGGATGCGGGGCTGATCGTCTCGGCGGTCTGCCACGGACCCGCGGCATTCCTGGGTGTCACCATCGACGACGGGACCCCGTTGGTTCGCGGCCGCAGGTTGACCTCGTTCTCGGACGCCGAAGAGAACGGGTACGCCGACAAGGACGTACCGTTCGATCTGGAGGCGGCCTTGCGAGAGGAGGGCGCTCTCTACGAGGCCACCGACCCGTGGCATCCCCACCTTGTCGTCGACGGGCGATTGATTACCGGGCAGAACCCGCAATCCGGCACCGTGATCGGCCAAGCTCTGGCGGATGCGTTGAAGCGGATCTGA
- a CDS encoding alpha/beta hydrolase, which yields MPAIHHRFAVIDGYRIFYREAGPVGAPILLLLHGFPASSSMFRNLLPLLADRWHLIAPDHLGFGLSDDPPVGEFTYTFDALTDLTAGLLRHLGVHRYAMYVHDYGAPIGWRLALRDPASIAAIITQNGNAYQEGFQPDFFRVVWAYWAHQNPQTESGVRQALTLDMTRWQYLAGVADETLVDPTTWITDYARLSRPGNDLIQLALFRDYASNPPLYAAVHEYFRASGVPLLAVWGRNDPVFGPHGAAAFTVDLPNAEIHLIDGGHFLLESALDEALPLIRTFLTANL from the coding sequence ATGCCCGCCATCCACCATCGTTTCGCGGTCATCGACGGGTACCGGATCTTCTACCGGGAGGCGGGTCCAGTCGGTGCGCCGATTCTCCTCCTGCTGCACGGCTTTCCGGCCAGTTCGTCGATGTTTCGCAACCTCTTGCCGCTGCTGGCCGACCGCTGGCACCTGATCGCCCCGGACCATCTGGGGTTCGGCCTCTCCGACGACCCGCCGGTCGGCGAATTCACCTACACGTTCGACGCACTCACCGACCTGACCGCCGGACTGTTGCGTCACCTGGGTGTGCACCGCTACGCGATGTACGTCCACGACTACGGCGCGCCGATCGGCTGGCGGCTGGCACTCCGCGATCCGGCGTCGATCGCGGCGATCATCACCCAGAACGGCAACGCCTACCAGGAGGGCTTCCAACCCGATTTCTTCAGGGTGGTGTGGGCCTACTGGGCGCATCAGAATCCGCAGACCGAGTCGGGGGTCCGCCAGGCGCTGACGCTGGACATGACTCGCTGGCAATATCTGGCCGGAGTCGCCGACGAGACGTTGGTCGATCCGACCACCTGGATCACCGATTACGCGCGGCTGTCCCGGCCGGGAAACGACCTCATCCAGCTCGCACTGTTCCGCGACTATGCCAGCAATCCCCCGCTGTATGCCGCTGTCCACGAGTACTTTCGCGCGTCCGGCGTCCCGCTCCTCGCGGTCTGGGGTCGCAACGATCCGGTGTTCGGCCCACACGGCGCCGCAGCATTCACGGTCGACTTGCCCAACGCCGAGATCCATCTGATCGACGGCGGTCACTTCTTGTTGGAAAGTGCGCTCGACGAAGCGCTGCCGTTGATCCGCACTTTCCTCACCGCAAACCTCTGA
- a CDS encoding NAD(P)-dependent alcohol dehydrogenase: MLAARIHEFNKPLHLDEIPVPEAGPREVLLKVAATGMCRSDYQLLDGYFREGLPVELPFTPGHEICGHIAALGAEVPDASGLAEGDLVIVNPNWGDGTCRQCHEGNEQLCSNGQLVGFGPNGGFAEYMVAPFDHVISVGDQRDVNPAFLAPLTDAGLTPYRATKKLARAGKLGAGRTVVINGIGGLGSYGVQYAKLLGAGATVLGFARSDEKLAVATENGADHTVNVRDKSAEAVQDELESLTGRRTVDAVLDCAGSAESLGLAAAILGTEGALAQVGLMGQRVELPLFPFVSGEKSYLGSFWGNHNDLTEVLAPAKQGAIKHHVTPTNLSDINETLDALGRGDIVGRAVIVFE, encoded by the coding sequence ATGCTCGCCGCACGCATCCACGAATTCAACAAGCCGCTACACCTCGACGAGATCCCCGTGCCCGAGGCCGGCCCCCGCGAGGTGCTGCTCAAGGTCGCCGCCACCGGGATGTGCCGCAGCGACTACCAACTGCTGGACGGCTATTTCCGCGAAGGGCTCCCGGTCGAGTTGCCGTTCACCCCCGGACACGAGATCTGTGGCCACATCGCCGCATTGGGCGCCGAGGTCCCCGACGCATCCGGTCTCGCCGAGGGTGATCTCGTGATTGTCAACCCGAACTGGGGCGACGGCACCTGTCGGCAGTGCCACGAAGGCAACGAACAACTGTGCAGCAACGGACAACTCGTGGGCTTCGGCCCCAACGGCGGATTCGCCGAGTACATGGTGGCGCCCTTCGATCACGTCATCTCCGTCGGCGACCAGCGCGACGTCAACCCCGCGTTCCTTGCGCCATTGACCGACGCCGGACTCACGCCGTACCGCGCGACGAAAAAGCTTGCCCGAGCGGGAAAGCTCGGCGCGGGTCGCACGGTCGTCATCAACGGCATCGGCGGTCTGGGCAGCTACGGCGTTCAGTACGCCAAATTGCTCGGCGCCGGAGCCACGGTGCTGGGATTCGCCCGCAGCGATGAAAAACTGGCCGTAGCAACCGAAAACGGCGCCGATCACACCGTCAACGTCCGAGACAAGTCGGCCGAGGCCGTGCAGGACGAGCTCGAGTCGCTGACCGGCCGACGCACGGTCGACGCCGTACTCGACTGCGCCGGATCGGCGGAATCCCTCGGCCTCGCGGCGGCCATTCTAGGGACCGAGGGTGCGCTGGCTCAGGTCGGCCTGATGGGCCAACGCGTCGAATTGCCGCTGTTTCCCTTCGTCAGCGGAGAAAAGTCTTACCTCGGCTCGTTCTGGGGCAACCATAACGACCTCACCGAGGTGCTGGCCCCGGCCAAGCAGGGCGCGATCAAACACCACGTGACCCCGACCAACCTCAGCGACATCAACGAGACCCTCGACGCTTTGGGGCGCGGAGACATCGTCGGCCGTGCAGTCATCGTGTTCGAGTAA
- the pruA gene encoding L-glutamate gamma-semialdehyde dehydrogenase yields MDARTDVPAPANEPVHDYAPGSAERDRLTAALNDLSANPIDLPHVIGGVHRLGDGDRIDVVQPHRHSARLGTVANGTAADATAAVDAAMAAKHDWAATPFDERAAVFLRAADLLAGPWREKIAAATMLGQSKTAYQAEIDAPCELVDFWRFNVAFARQILAQQPMSGPGVWNRTDYRPLDGFVYAVTPFNFTAIAANLPTAPALMGNTVVWKPSVTQTFAAYLTMQLLEAAGLPPGVINLVAGDGLAVSDVVLADRRLSGIHFTGSTATFQHLWREVGTRIADYDSYPRLVGETGGKDFVVAHSSADPDVLRTALIRGAFDYQGQKCSAASRAFIPRSVWQTMGDDFLGATEALTYGDVTDLSNYGGAVIDARAFTKNSRALERAKSAPGVTVAVGGECDYSEGYFVRPTVLLSDDPTDEAFSTEYFGPILAVHVYPDDDFDAVLDVVDGGSRYALTGAVIADDRAAVQKAAERLRFAAGNFYVNDKPTGAVVGQQPFGGSRASGTNDKAGSPLNLLRWTSARSIKETFVPPTDHTYPHMGVQ; encoded by the coding sequence ATGGACGCCCGCACCGATGTTCCCGCTCCGGCCAACGAGCCGGTTCACGACTACGCCCCCGGTTCTGCCGAGCGGGACCGCCTCACCGCGGCCCTGAACGATCTGTCCGCCAACCCCATCGACCTGCCGCACGTGATCGGCGGCGTGCACCGCCTCGGCGATGGCGACCGCATCGACGTGGTCCAACCGCACCGGCACAGTGCCCGGCTGGGCACTGTGGCCAACGGCACGGCCGCCGACGCCACCGCTGCGGTCGATGCGGCGATGGCCGCCAAACACGACTGGGCCGCCACCCCGTTCGATGAACGGGCCGCGGTGTTCCTGCGCGCCGCCGACCTGCTGGCCGGCCCGTGGCGGGAGAAGATCGCCGCGGCCACCATGCTGGGCCAGTCCAAGACCGCCTACCAGGCCGAGATCGACGCCCCCTGCGAGCTGGTCGACTTCTGGCGCTTCAACGTCGCCTTCGCCCGGCAGATCCTGGCCCAGCAGCCGATGAGTGGTCCGGGCGTGTGGAACCGCACCGACTACCGCCCCCTGGACGGCTTCGTCTACGCCGTCACCCCGTTCAACTTCACCGCGATCGCCGCCAACCTGCCGACGGCGCCGGCGCTGATGGGCAACACCGTGGTGTGGAAACCGTCCGTCACCCAGACCTTCGCGGCGTACCTGACCATGCAGTTGCTCGAAGCCGCCGGCCTGCCTCCCGGGGTGATCAACCTGGTGGCCGGCGACGGGCTTGCGGTGTCCGACGTCGTGCTGGCCGACCGGCGGCTGTCCGGTATCCACTTCACCGGATCGACCGCCACCTTCCAGCACCTGTGGCGCGAGGTCGGCACCCGCATCGCCGACTACGACAGCTACCCGAGACTGGTGGGCGAGACCGGCGGCAAGGACTTCGTCGTCGCGCACAGCTCGGCCGATCCGGATGTGTTGCGTACCGCGCTGATTCGCGGGGCGTTCGACTATCAGGGTCAGAAGTGCTCGGCCGCCTCGCGGGCCTTCATCCCGCGGTCGGTGTGGCAGACCATGGGCGACGACTTCCTCGGCGCCACCGAGGCGCTGACCTACGGCGACGTCACCGACCTGTCGAACTACGGTGGGGCCGTCATCGACGCCCGTGCTTTCACCAAGAACTCGCGTGCTTTGGAACGAGCCAAGAGCGCCCCCGGTGTCACCGTCGCCGTCGGCGGTGAATGTGACTACAGCGAGGGCTATTTCGTGCGCCCGACGGTTCTGCTCTCCGACGATCCGACCGACGAGGCGTTCAGCACCGAGTACTTCGGACCGATCCTGGCCGTCCACGTCTATCCCGACGACGACTTCGACGCTGTTCTCGACGTCGTCGACGGCGGGTCACGCTACGCGCTGACCGGTGCGGTGATCGCCGACGACCGGGCCGCCGTCCAGAAGGCGGCCGAGCGGCTGCGATTCGCGGCGGGCAATTTCTACGTCAACGACAAGCCGACCGGTGCGGTCGTCGGGCAGCAGCCGTTCGGCGGATCGCGGGCCTCGGGCACCAACGACAAGGCGGGCTCACCGCTCAACCTGCTGCGCTGGACGTCGGCACGGTCCATCAAAGAGACGTTCGTTCCGCCCACCGATCACACCTATCCGCACATGGGGGTGCAGTGA
- a CDS encoding helix-turn-helix domain-containing protein, with protein MREAGVSLGQLVLALDATLVRLVEAPRGLDRPVRSAALIDSDDVRLGLAVSAGSADVFFLLGVSAADAVRWLDRQVAAHGSPAAIFVKEPSDAVVARAVAAGAAVVAVDPKARWERLYRLVNHVFDHRRTDSLTDSGTDLFALAQSIADRTHGMVSIEDAQSHVLAYSASNDEADDLRRLSILGRAGPPEHLRWIAQWGIFDRLRAGPEVVAVDERPELGLRPRLAIGIHRQDGPPIFEGTIWVQQGSRPLADDAEDVLRGAAVLAARSMARLAARPSAHLLAVQHLLGLADPDGVDVAGVARDLRIPLDGRAAVIGFVTTGADPRLPDVLALSASAFRPDAQVAAGGSRVYVVLPDSGRTAAVVSWIRGTIAALHAELGLDLHAVIAAPIAGLAAVAGARREIDRVFDSAQRHPVFGKVTTLAEARTTVLLDEIVTLVAADERLIDPRVRDLREADPTLAQTLQVYLDCFGDVAAAAAGLHVHPNTVRYRVRRLEQALSTSLSDPDVRLLLSLSLRATA; from the coding sequence ATGCGGGAAGCCGGCGTCAGCCTGGGTCAACTGGTGTTGGCCCTGGATGCGACGTTGGTGCGGCTCGTCGAGGCACCGCGGGGGCTGGACCGGCCGGTCCGTTCGGCGGCGCTGATCGACTCTGACGACGTGCGATTGGGCCTGGCGGTCAGCGCCGGCTCGGCGGACGTGTTCTTCCTTCTCGGTGTGTCCGCCGCCGACGCCGTCCGATGGCTGGACCGCCAGGTCGCCGCGCACGGCTCCCCCGCGGCGATCTTCGTCAAGGAGCCGTCCGACGCCGTGGTCGCCCGGGCGGTCGCCGCCGGTGCCGCGGTCGTCGCCGTCGACCCGAAAGCACGCTGGGAGCGGCTGTATCGCCTGGTCAACCATGTCTTCGACCACCGACGGACCGACTCGCTCACCGATTCGGGTACCGATCTGTTCGCGCTGGCGCAGTCGATCGCCGACCGCACTCACGGCATGGTCAGCATCGAGGACGCGCAGTCGCACGTGCTGGCCTATTCGGCGTCCAACGACGAGGCCGACGATTTGCGGCGGCTGTCGATCCTGGGCCGGGCCGGCCCACCGGAGCATCTGCGGTGGATCGCCCAATGGGGCATCTTCGACCGATTGCGCGCGGGCCCCGAGGTGGTGGCGGTCGACGAGCGGCCCGAACTGGGGCTGCGGCCGCGGCTGGCGATCGGCATCCATCGTCAGGACGGCCCGCCGATATTCGAGGGCACCATCTGGGTCCAGCAGGGCAGCCGGCCACTGGCCGACGACGCCGAGGACGTGTTGCGCGGCGCGGCGGTGCTGGCCGCCCGGAGCATGGCACGACTGGCCGCACGACCGTCGGCGCACCTGCTGGCCGTGCAGCACCTGCTCGGGCTGGCCGACCCCGACGGCGTGGACGTGGCCGGGGTGGCCCGGGACCTCCGCATCCCCCTCGACGGCCGCGCCGCGGTGATCGGCTTCGTCACCACCGGCGCCGACCCTCGGCTGCCCGACGTTCTGGCATTGAGCGCCAGCGCTTTCCGACCCGACGCGCAGGTGGCCGCCGGCGGTTCGCGGGTCTACGTCGTGCTGCCGGACTCCGGGCGCACCGCCGCGGTGGTGTCCTGGATCCGCGGCACCATCGCCGCGCTGCATGCCGAGCTCGGGCTTGACCTGCACGCGGTGATCGCCGCTCCGATCGCCGGGCTGGCCGCCGTCGCCGGGGCACGCCGCGAGATCGACCGCGTCTTCGACAGCGCCCAGCGGCATCCGGTGTTCGGCAAGGTGACCACGCTGGCCGAGGCGCGCACGACGGTGCTGCTCGACGAGATCGTCACGCTGGTGGCCGCCGACGAGCGGTTGATCGATCCGCGGGTGCGCGACCTGCGGGAGGCCGACCCCACGCTGGCCCAGACGTTGCAGGTCTACCTGGACTGCTTCGGCGACGTGGCCGCGGCCGCGGCGGGCCTGCATGTGCACCCCAATACGGTTCGCTATCGGGTACGCCGCCTGGAGCAGGCACTATCCACTTCACTGAGCGATCCCGACGTCCGGCTATTACTGTCACTAAGCCTGCGGGCGACCGCCTGA
- the dapC gene encoding succinyldiaminopimelate transaminase, whose translation MRARRRPVSEALPVFPWDTLAEVTATARAHPGGIVDLSVGTPVDPVAPVIREALAAASAAPGYPTTAGTPALRASAVAALHRRYGITELPEHAVLPVIGTKELIAWLPTLLGLGADDLVVVPELAYPTYDVAARLAHARVMAADSVTQLGPESPAVLFINSPSNPTGKVLGRDHLRKVVEWARERGTLVVSDECYLGLAWEEEPTSVLHPSVSGGDHTGLLAVHSLSKSSSLAGYRAGFVAGDPDVVAELLAVRKHAGMMVPGPVQAAMVAALDDDAHEIEQRQRYARRRDVMLAAMRSAGFTVDHSEAGLYLWATRGEPCRTTLAWLAERGILVAPGEFYGARGAQHVRVALTATDERIAAAVGRLA comes from the coding sequence TTGCGCGCGCGGCGTCGTCCGGTTTCTGAGGCGCTGCCGGTTTTCCCGTGGGACACCCTCGCTGAGGTGACGGCGACCGCGCGGGCTCACCCGGGCGGCATCGTCGACCTTTCCGTGGGTACACCGGTCGATCCGGTGGCCCCGGTGATCCGGGAGGCTTTGGCTGCGGCCAGCGCGGCACCGGGATATCCGACGACGGCGGGGACGCCCGCGCTGCGGGCCTCGGCGGTGGCCGCGCTGCACCGGCGCTACGGCATCACCGAACTACCGGAGCACGCCGTCCTGCCGGTGATCGGCACCAAGGAACTCATCGCGTGGCTGCCGACCCTGCTGGGCCTGGGCGCCGACGATCTGGTCGTCGTTCCCGAGCTGGCCTACCCGACTTATGACGTGGCCGCGCGGCTGGCCCACGCCAGGGTGATGGCGGCCGACTCGGTGACCCAGCTCGGTCCCGAGTCGCCCGCGGTGTTGTTCATCAACTCGCCGAGCAACCCGACCGGCAAGGTCCTGGGCCGCGACCATCTGCGCAAGGTCGTCGAATGGGCCCGCGAACGCGGCACGCTCGTGGTGTCCGACGAGTGCTATCTGGGCCTGGCCTGGGAGGAAGAGCCGACGTCGGTTCTGCATCCGTCGGTCAGCGGCGGCGACCACACCGGCCTGCTGGCGGTGCACTCGCTGTCGAAGAGCTCGTCGCTGGCGGGGTATCGCGCGGGGTTCGTCGCCGGTGACCCCGATGTGGTGGCCGAGTTGCTCGCGGTGCGCAAGCACGCCGGGATGATGGTGCCGGGGCCGGTGCAGGCGGCGATGGTGGCCGCGCTCGACGACGACGCCCACGAAATAGAGCAGCGGCAGCGCTATGCGCGCCGCCGCGATGTCATGCTGGCCGCGATGCGGTCGGCGGGCTTCACCGTCGACCACTCCGAGGCCGGTCTGTATCTGTGGGCCACCCGCGGTGAGCCGTGCCGGACGACGCTGGCGTGGCTGGCCGAGCGTGGCATCCTCGTCGCTCCCGGGGAGTTCTACGGAGCCCGGGGTGCCCAGCACGTTCGGGTGGCTCTGACCGCGACGGACGAACGTATCGCCGCCGCTGTGGGGCGGCTGGCCTGA
- a CDS encoding putative quinol monooxygenase, whose product MESSTAVVVIARWDTTEADLENLLTQIAALGALSLAEPGCLGYEAFQDADEPTSLLLIERYRDEESQVAHVSSPHYQEYVVERIRPLLTSRQVEIKRVRKLV is encoded by the coding sequence ATGGAGTCCTCCACGGCGGTGGTGGTGATCGCACGCTGGGACACGACAGAAGCAGACCTCGAGAACCTGTTGACCCAGATTGCCGCATTGGGCGCGCTATCCCTCGCCGAACCCGGCTGCCTGGGGTACGAGGCTTTTCAGGATGCGGATGAGCCCACCTCACTGCTGCTCATCGAGCGCTATCGCGACGAGGAATCTCAGGTGGCACATGTGTCCTCACCGCATTATCAGGAATATGTGGTGGAACGGATCCGCCCCCTGCTGACGTCACGGCAGGTGGAGATCAAGCGAGTCCGAAAACTGGTGTAA
- the fdxA gene encoding ferredoxin — MTYTIAEPCVDIKDKACIEECPVDCIYEGARMLYIHPDECVDCGACEPVCPVEAIYYEDDVPDQWASYTQINADFFAELGSPGGASKVGQTDNDPQVVKDLPPKEEA; from the coding sequence GTGACGTACACGATCGCCGAGCCCTGCGTCGACATCAAGGACAAGGCATGTATCGAAGAGTGCCCGGTCGACTGCATCTATGAGGGTGCGCGCATGCTGTACATCCACCCCGACGAGTGCGTCGACTGCGGCGCGTGCGAACCGGTCTGCCCCGTCGAGGCGATCTACTACGAGGACGACGTCCCGGATCAGTGGGCGTCCTACACCCAGATCAACGCTGACTTCTTCGCTGAGCTGGGTTCGCCGGGCGGTGCCTCCAAGGTCGGCCAGACCGACAACGACCCGCAGGTGGTCAAGGACCTGCCGCCGAAGGAAGAGGCCTGA
- a CDS encoding MspA family porin encodes MKYMGRVLVAMIAAVAALFVGTGTSHAGLDNELSLVDGGGRTMTVQQWDTFLNGVFPLDRNRLTREWFHSGKAVYSVVGPGADEFAGTLELGYQVGFPWSLGVGINFSYTTPNILLDDANISPTGFNPLGSVITPNLFPGVSISADLGNGPGIQEVATFSVDVEGPNGSVAVANAHGTVTGAAGGVLLRPFARLISKAGDSVTTYGEPWNMN; translated from the coding sequence ATGAAATACATGGGTCGAGTGCTGGTGGCGATGATCGCCGCCGTCGCGGCACTCTTCGTCGGTACGGGCACGTCGCACGCAGGGTTGGATAATGAGCTGAGTCTGGTCGACGGCGGTGGCCGGACGATGACGGTGCAGCAGTGGGACACCTTCCTCAATGGTGTGTTCCCGTTGGACCGCAACCGGCTGACTCGGGAGTGGTTCCACTCCGGCAAGGCTGTCTACAGCGTGGTCGGCCCGGGTGCCGATGAGTTCGCGGGCACCTTGGAGCTGGGCTACCAGGTGGGCTTCCCGTGGTCGCTGGGTGTGGGCATCAACTTCAGCTACACCACCCCCAACATCCTGCTCGACGACGCCAACATCTCCCCGACGGGCTTCAACCCGCTCGGTTCGGTGATCACCCCGAACCTGTTCCCGGGTGTGTCGATCTCCGCGGACCTGGGCAACGGCCCCGGTATCCAGGAAGTCGCCACGTTCTCCGTCGACGTCGAAGGCCCCAACGGCTCGGTCGCGGTGGCCAACGCCCACGGCACCGTCACCGGCGCGGCCGGCGGCGTGCTGCTGCGCCCCTTCGCCCGCCTGATCTCCAAGGCCGGCGACAGCGTCACCACCTACGGCGAACCCTGGAACATGAACTGA
- a CDS encoding helix-turn-helix domain-containing protein has protein sequence MTLSEPTQYSPSGASPLADHDRFLTTLSELASAPGPNGVDAWPGLTVDRRCAPGRLRYEFDSLSVGFVAQANGATTHVCGRRIDSQPAYLITGAGSNVDVKITASSVRHPVLYCSLRIDPHLTRSISSSMYPLSVARERQDLNDAPSVSALDGQLMVAAVGFLTSLSTGCDRRVLAPLRMNELVYRLLQRQQRLRLVRLATEELRRNPIAAALGHISDHLTEPLSVESLATRVNMSPSAFSRAFRDATGRPPYQYIKDRRLDLAKDLLADPGLGVSAVAGAVGYRSVSHFIKEFCRRYGSTPGDYAGSGMQRHRSVQPPIQ, from the coding sequence GTGACACTCAGTGAACCCACTCAGTACTCGCCCTCCGGCGCATCACCTCTGGCAGACCACGACCGATTCCTCACCACACTGTCCGAACTTGCGTCCGCGCCGGGACCCAACGGTGTCGACGCCTGGCCCGGGCTGACGGTTGACCGCCGCTGCGCCCCGGGACGCCTTCGGTACGAGTTTGATTCACTATCAGTCGGATTCGTCGCGCAGGCCAACGGTGCGACCACCCATGTCTGCGGACGGCGCATTGACTCTCAGCCCGCATACCTCATCACCGGCGCAGGCTCGAACGTAGATGTGAAAATCACGGCGTCATCGGTGCGGCACCCCGTCTTGTACTGCTCCCTACGCATCGATCCACATCTGACTCGGTCGATCTCGTCGAGCATGTACCCGCTCAGCGTTGCCCGGGAACGACAAGATCTGAACGATGCACCATCGGTGTCAGCACTCGACGGCCAGTTGATGGTGGCGGCGGTCGGTTTCCTGACGTCGCTGTCCACGGGCTGCGATCGCCGTGTCCTGGCCCCACTTCGGATGAATGAACTGGTGTACCGGCTGCTACAACGTCAGCAGCGTTTGCGGCTCGTGCGCCTCGCCACGGAGGAGTTGCGGCGTAACCCCATTGCCGCGGCCCTGGGCCATATCTCGGATCATCTCACCGAGCCGTTGTCTGTCGAGTCCTTGGCCACCCGCGTCAACATGAGTCCCTCGGCGTTCTCCCGCGCGTTCCGCGACGCCACCGGCCGACCGCCCTACCAGTACATCAAGGACCGTCGTCTCGACTTGGCGAAGGATCTTCTCGCCGACCCCGGCCTCGGGGTATCCGCGGTGGCCGGCGCGGTCGGGTACCGCAGCGTCTCGCACTTCATCAAGGAGTTCTGCCGCCGGTACGGCAGCACACCGGGCGATTATGCCGGCAGCGGTATGCAGCGGCACCGGAGCGTGCAGCCGCCGATCCAGTGA